A window of the Drosophila simulans strain w501 chromosome 2L, Prin_Dsim_3.1, whole genome shotgun sequence genome harbors these coding sequences:
- the LOC27206533 gene encoding uncharacterized protein LOC27206533, which yields MMRTRAAEHRGSKRSLAGQSFQELSVCQEPDPLNTYLEKPLALYQWMRWRNCKTHKPHLEETYPSILPPISKCDNAKTLKYVEDAMEANKCKEYVKEDVLTVWNHSPQKESLVWYGVKSQYPSPQAVLYDRALKKSLKAASLAPKPPKKSNIKPKWQLQKKPPQPGAFVLNRRCLKAKLDRMPNIKRQLKSNNVFTWLHCPQPADPSNPFEDSAVYPAISIEQAMDMAKPEKPPKHGLRRKHWYCPPKCGEAESKCTDYEWAKYKMDPRPYNEAFQREIANQKALKQPEPRNYDELYKSLVTCFVQDPNGKNDLCEALEKCCRDPKDPPAQGCSEFVPDGAGGDGKSTADKDKGRDKDMDIDKDEVLDKDKDKDIDKDKVKDKAKKGDGDNENEGIGDGDGEKGGKNDKGKHEKGDGEGNKGSEKDGGEKKPGKQNEVKEKDKDKGKEKKTKDQNFRSSEDGHSGKKTPQSKDTTHATEESHRGDGDGGPDSEDNREKDKNQSDRKSGKIDENQEKDKDKGKGKEKGTNKKGKGKKKAKGKGEDKNTKDGRSEKDCPCEICCPPKEEDTPLIKEMRRRDRERQVRDYLRQMRHREYMECKDHEYPSPHHKCDPIQCNNQFCSNPRMQTHFARVQAVRSLQQILRRRNRQGDVKLSNDLDALLARLCNSLTISDGHCR from the coding sequence ATGATGCGCACACGGGCTGCGGAGCACCGAGGATCTAAGAGGTCCTTGGCAGGTCAGAGCTTTCAAGAGCTCTCTGTGTGCCAGGAACCCGACCCGCTAAACACCTATTTGGAGAAACCACTTGCCCTGTACCAGTGGATGCGGTGGCGCAACTGCAAGACCCATAAGCCGCACCTAGAGGAAACATACCCCAGCATTCTACCGCCTATATCCAAATGCGACAATGCCAAGACTCTGAAATACGTTGAAGATGCCATGGAGGCCAACAAATGCAAAGAATACGTCAAGGAAGATGTGCTGACCGTGTGGAACCACAGTCCCCAAAAGGAATCCTTGGTGTGGTATGGCGTTAAATCGCAGTACCCGTCTCCACAGGCCGTCCTCTATGACCGCGCTTTGAAAAAGAGTCTAAAGGCGGCTAGTCTTGCGCCTAAGCCGCCAAAGAAGTCAAACATAAAGCCTAAATGGCAACTTCAGAAGAAGCCCCCCCAGCCTGGCGCTTTTGTTCTAAATCGAAGATGTCTGAAGGCCAAGCTCGACAGGATGCCAAACATAAAACGCCAACTGAAGTCGAACAACGTCTTCACCTGGCTTCACTGTCCTCAGCCAGCGGATCCGAGCAATCCCTTTGAAGATAGCGCCGTCTATCCAGCGATCAGCATAGAACAGGCGATGGACATGGCGAAACCGGAAAAGCCTCCCAAACATGGCCTCAGACGTAAGCATTGGTACTGCCCCCCGAAATGCGGCGAGGCAGAGAGCAAGTGCACCGATTACGAGTGGGCCAAGTACAAGATGGATCCCCGGCCCTACAACGAGGCCTTCCAACGCGAGATTGCAAACCAAAAGGCCTTAAAGCAACCGGAGCCCCGCAACTACGATGAACTGTACAAATCGCTGGTAACTTGTTTTGTTCAAGACCCGAATGGAAAGAATGATCTCTGCGAAGCGCTGGAGAAGTGCTGCAGGGATCCCAAAGATCCACCTGCCCAGGGTTGCAGCGAGTTCGTTCCGGATGGCGCCGGAGGAGATGGTAAGTCGACCGCTGATAAGGACAAGGGTAGGGATAAAGACATGGACATTGACAAAGACGAGGTCCTTGACAAAGACAAAGACAAGGACATTGACAAAGACAAGGTAAAAGACAAAGCTAAAAAGGGTGATGGTGACAATGAAAATGAAGGTATCGGAGACGGTGACGGTGAAAAAGGAGGAAAGAACGATAAGGGCAAGCACGAAAAGGGTGATGGCGAAGGTAACAAGGGATCTGAAAAAGATGGAGGGGAGAAAAAACCGGGAAAACAGAACgaagtaaaagaaaaagacAAAGACAAAGGCAAGGAAAAAAAGACTAAAGATCAAAACTTTAGATCCTCTGAAGACGGTCATTCAGGTAAAAAAACTCCCCAAAGTAAAGATACTACTCACGCGACCGAAGAAAGTCACCGTGGTGATGGCGACGGTGGTCCTGATAGCGAAGACAATAGGGAAAAAGACAAAAACCAATCTGACAGGAAAAGTGGTAAAATAGATGAAAACCAGGAAAAAGACAAGGACAAGGGCAAAGGTAAGGAGAAAGGCACGAATAAAAAGGgcaaaggaaaaaagaaagcgaaagGTAAAGGTGAGGATAAGAATACCAAGGATGGCCGGAGTGAAAAGGACTGCCCCTGCGAGATCTGTTGTCCGCCAAAAGAAGAGGACACTCCGCTGATCAAGGAGATGCGCCGGCGGGATCGAGAGCGCCAGGTGCGCGATTACCTCCGCCAAATGCGCCACCGGGAATACATGGAGTGCAAGGACCACGAATACCCGAGCCCGCACCATAAGTGTGACCCAATCCAGTGCAACAACCAGTTCTGTAGCAATCCCCGAATGCAAACTCATTTCGCCAGAGTCCAGGCCGTGCGAAGCTTGCAGCAGATCCTGCGGAGAAGAAATCGACAAGGCGATGTCAAACTCTCCAACGATCTGGACGCACTTTTAGCAAGGCTGTGCAACAGCCTGACAATAAGTGATGGTCACTGCAGATGA
- the LOC6730447 gene encoding mediator of RNA polymerase II transcription subunit 1.1 — translation MSNKQSMDSRRASHNMRTIRTCDIGTLDTDIIHTPYELMRQRNCKTEKVMQWERYASIRPPVSKCSNDQTRNYLSESVDQGGCLDPSTKGQDAVRIWQLSPHKSNLKFYGVADGLKLPEAVKFNRTLTTSLKHANGSRRPVPKPPVPPEPKRPPQPVSLCQPYILNQQTLKEELQRMPIARQKLNPKEAFSTLFCEKREDPMDPLGVEAATNQIISLREALDMAKPEIPPKHGLRRKHWYCPSKCGEPENKCTVFEWARYKLNPQPYDKAFFKWFQDQKVQLEREPHDYDELYKRFQACFEEKPQPDPDCVAMAKCCPDMIKETKDECGVGGGGTGSGGGAHNTEEGNGQPGSGVSGPEGVPQAGKDKEKEKEKVKKSGDLEDTEKDKETDKSKNTGKDNEKNKEDKEKEKEKGKDKVEDKDKVKDKDKDADTDKGKDTDEDKGKNKAKDKGKSKEDKNNDTDHNKKKKNVADPDQEHMKPKHPGKQPKPPIENTTDTSNPDLSSFVSRGSGKISNQGDIIKQEGDPSAKDGVEDKPTQPSSTKPHNKKPASKKPKGKTGDEKPQKADEKEVKEACPPCPPVGCACTICDCLYGTKIPISPKMQSIMAEDKLREKREYLRRMRHRAYMECTGEKPLVPQHKVDPISCDNCFCLNPKISEYCECLGALQHLQRLLGKERHRIVNNELIFNLDDLRQRIANRMCKCF, via the coding sequence ATGAGCAACAAGCAGTCGATGGACTCTCGCCGTGCATCGCACAATATGCGAACCATACGCACCTGTGATATCGGGACTCTGGACACTGATATTATCCACACACCATACGAGTTAATGCGACAAAGGAATTGCAAAACAGAAAAAGTCATGCAATGGGAGCGGTATGCCAGCATTCGACCTCCAGTATCCAAATGCAGTAACGACCAAACCAGGAACTATCTGTCGGAGTCTGTCGATCAGGGAGGCTGTTTGGATCCCAGTACTAAGGGACAGGACGCCGTCAGGATCTGGCAATTGAGCCCGCACAAGAGCAATCTCAAGTTCTATGGAGTGGCCGATGGACTTAAATTACCAGAGGCTGTTAAATTCAACAGGACTTTGACAACCAGTTTAAAACATGCAAACGGCTCCAGGAGACCAGTTCCAAAGCCACCGGTTCCACCAGAGCCAAAAAGACCGCCACAGCCCGTTTCCCTGTGTCAGCCCTATATCCTCAACCAGCAGACCCTTAAGGAGGAGCTACAACGAATGCCCATTGCCCGCCAGAAACTTAATCCCAAGGAGGCTTTTAGTACGCTATTCTGCGAGAAGCGTGAAGATCCAATGGACCCTCTGGGAGTGGAGGCGGCAACTAATCAAATCATTAGTCTTAGAGAAGCTTTGGATATGGCGAAGCCGGAGATACCTCCAAAGCACGGATTGCGACGTAAGCACTGGTACTGCCCTTCAAAGTGTGGTGAGCCGGAAAACAAGTGCACTGTCTTTGAGTGGGCACGGTACAAATTGAACCCGCAACCCTATGACAAAGCATTCTTCAAGTGGTTCCAGGATCAGAAAGTGCAACTGGAGAGAGAACCCCACGACTATGATGAGCTGTACAAGCGGTTCCAAGCCTGCTTTGAGGAAAAACCTCAACCAGATCCCGATTGTGTTGCCATGGCGAAGTGTTGTCCGGATATGATCAAGGAAACGAAAGATGAATGTGGAGTCGGAGGAGGGGGCACTGGCAGTGGAGGCGGCGCACACAACACAGAAGAGGGTAATGGCCAACCGGGCTCTGGTGTATCTGGTCCTGAAGGTGTACCTCAGGCGGGCAAGgacaaagaaaaagaaaaagaaaaggttAAGAAAAGCGGCGATCTTGAAGATACTGAAAAAGATAAGGAAACCGATAAAAGTAAGAACACGGGGAAAGATAATGAGAAGAATAAGGAGGacaaagaaaaggaaaaggaaaagggcaAGGATAAAGTGGAGGACAAGGATAAAGTgaaggacaaggacaaggatgCGGACACTGATAAAGGCAAGGACACAGACGAGGATAAgggcaaaaataaagcaaaggaTAAAGGCAAGAGCAAAGAGGATAAAAATAACGATACGGAtcataacaaaaaaaagaaaaatgtagcTGATCCTGATCAGGAACATATGAAGCCCAAACATCCTGGCAAGCAACCGAAGCCGCCGATCGAAAACACAACCGATACGTCCAATCCCGACTTATCCTCCTTTGTTTCCAGGGGTTCAGGCAAAATATCGAATCAGGGAGATATTATCAAGCAGGAAGGAGATCCTTCAGCTAAAGATGGAGTGGAAGACAAGCCGACACAACCGTCAAGTACGAAGCCGCATAACAAGAAGCCGGCGAGCAAGAAACCAAAAGGGAAAACAGGCGACGAAAAGCCCCAGAAGGCTGACGAGAAGGAAGTTAAAGAGGCCTGCCCACCTTGTCCTCCAGTGGGCTGCGCGTGCACAATTTGCGACTGCCTCTATGGCACGAAGATTCCAATTTCCCCGAAGATGCAATCGATTATGGCCGAGGATAAACTTCGCGAAAAGAGAGAATACCTTCGGCGGATGCGGCACCGGGCGTACATGGAGTGCACTGGTGAAAAGCCACTGGTCCCCCAGCACAAGGTAGATCCTATCAGCTGCGACAACTGCTTCTGTCTAAATCCCAAGATATCCGAGTACTGTGAGTGCTTGGGAGCTCTTCAACACTTGCAGCGGCTCCTTGGAAAGGAACGTCATAGGATCGTAAACAACGAGCTTATATTCAACCTCGATGATCTCCGGCAGCGAATCGCCAACCGTATGTGCAAGTGCTTCTGA